From the genome of Ectobacillus sp. JY-23, one region includes:
- the phbB gene encoding acetoacetyl-CoA reductase: MVQLQGKVAIVTGGAKGIGEAITTALAKEGVKVVINYNSSQDAAQALVNKLVLEGCEAHAVQADVSKLKEARTLIDEAVKRFGQVDIVINNAGITRDRTFKKLSREDWDRVIDVNLSSLYNTTSAVLPYITESEAGRIINISSIIGQSGGFGQTNYAAAKAGMVGFTKSLALELARTNVTVNAICPGFIDTEMVAEVPEAVREQIVAKIPKKRFGVPEEIAKGVLYLCRDGAYVTGQQLNINGGLYM; encoded by the coding sequence ATGGTTCAATTACAGGGCAAAGTAGCAATTGTAACAGGCGGAGCAAAAGGAATCGGAGAAGCGATTACCACGGCTCTTGCAAAAGAAGGTGTAAAAGTAGTTATTAATTACAACAGCAGTCAGGATGCAGCACAAGCTTTGGTGAACAAACTTGTTTTAGAAGGGTGCGAGGCGCACGCAGTACAGGCGGATGTTTCAAAATTGAAAGAGGCTCGTACGCTGATTGATGAAGCGGTAAAGCGCTTTGGTCAAGTGGATATTGTCATCAATAATGCAGGTATCACAAGAGATCGTACATTCAAGAAATTAAGCCGCGAAGATTGGGACCGCGTTATTGATGTGAATCTTAGTAGCCTTTATAACACGACAAGTGCTGTTCTTCCTTACATTACTGAATCGGAGGCTGGGCGCATCATTAACATCTCTTCCATTATCGGTCAATCTGGCGGATTTGGACAAACTAACTATGCCGCAGCAAAAGCAGGTATGGTTGGTTTCACAAAATCACTTGCGCTTGAGCTGGCTCGTACGAATGTAACAGTAAATGCAATTTGCCCAGGTTTTATCGACACGGAAATGGTGGCCGAGGTACCAGAGGCAGTGCGTGAGCAAATCGTTGCAAAAATACCGAAAAAGCGCTTTGGTGTACCTGAGGAGATTGCAAAAGGTGTGCTATATCTATGCCGTGATGGTGCCTATGTAACAGGACAACAGTTGAACATCAATGGTGGCTTGTATATGTAA
- a CDS encoding TrkH family potassium uptake protein, with protein sequence MKKANVHMSPPRFLTLAFIVLAGMGTLLLKLPFATTKPLAWVDALFTCISAFTVTGLGVVDTGTHFTLFGQLVILTLIQVGGLGMMTFAIIVFIMLGKKIGLHNRILLQQALNQLNIGGVIRLAKALLIFSLSVEFIAFVLLCLEWVPRYGWQKGTYFSFFHAISAYNNAGFSIWPDNLMRHVHSPLVNVIITTLIIIGGLGFTVLIDVWKKRNFKQLSLHSKLMLVSTLVINIVATVLILLLEYNGAAMSGLSFFDKTMSAYFQAVTTRTAGFNTLDIAKLSDSTILFMCVLMIIGAGSASTGGGIKLTTFLIMILGVMKFIREQQEISVFRKSIKDSTIIKALSITMVAVILIFAGIIALTITEKVPTPLIIFEVCSAFGTVGLTMGLTFNLTVMGKFIISFMMFAGKVGPLTLAFTISKSKPVKIKHPSEDILTG encoded by the coding sequence ATGAAGAAAGCAAACGTACATATGAGTCCCCCCCGCTTTTTAACGTTAGCCTTTATTGTTTTGGCTGGCATGGGCACTCTTTTATTAAAGTTACCATTTGCTACAACAAAGCCGTTAGCTTGGGTAGATGCCCTATTCACTTGCATCTCGGCTTTTACCGTAACCGGCCTTGGCGTAGTAGATACAGGCACACATTTTACGCTATTCGGTCAACTCGTGATTTTAACACTTATTCAAGTTGGCGGTCTCGGTATGATGACATTTGCAATTATTGTTTTTATTATGCTGGGTAAAAAAATTGGTCTTCACAATCGCATTTTGTTACAGCAGGCCTTAAATCAACTCAATATCGGTGGTGTCATTCGTCTCGCAAAGGCTCTTCTAATTTTTTCTTTATCGGTAGAATTTATTGCGTTTGTGTTGCTGTGTTTGGAATGGGTACCTCGCTATGGTTGGCAAAAGGGGACGTACTTTAGCTTCTTTCATGCCATTTCCGCTTATAACAATGCAGGCTTCTCCATCTGGCCCGATAATTTAATGCGCCATGTACACAGTCCGCTTGTAAATGTGATCATTACCACACTTATTATTATTGGTGGTCTGGGCTTTACGGTTTTAATTGATGTATGGAAAAAACGTAATTTTAAACAACTTAGTCTTCATTCTAAATTAATGCTGGTTTCCACATTGGTCATCAATATTGTCGCTACAGTGCTCATTTTACTCTTAGAATACAACGGAGCAGCTATGAGCGGCTTATCTTTTTTTGATAAAACAATGAGCGCTTATTTTCAAGCTGTTACCACTAGAACAGCCGGCTTCAACACACTTGATATCGCCAAGCTATCCGATTCAACTATCTTATTTATGTGTGTGCTCATGATTATTGGAGCAGGTAGTGCTTCAACAGGTGGCGGCATTAAACTCACCACATTTTTAATTATGATTCTTGGTGTTATGAAATTCATACGAGAACAGCAGGAAATTTCTGTATTTAGAAAATCTATTAAAGACAGCACTATTATTAAAGCGCTATCTATTACGATGGTTGCGGTCATTTTGATTTTTGCAGGAATTATTGCGCTGACCATTACTGAAAAGGTACCTACTCCTCTCATTATTTTTGAAGTATGCTCAGCGTTTGGGACAGTAGGTCTTACAATGGGGCTTACCTTTAATTTAACTGTAATGGGGAAATTCATTATTTCCTTCATGATGTTCGCAGGAAAAGTTGGTCCTTTAACACTTGCGTTTACAATTTCGAAATCCAAACCTGTTAAAATTAAGCATCCTTCTGAAGATATCTTAACCGGCTGA
- a CDS encoding class II aldolase/adducin family protein — protein sequence MLFFLRTWKDLSEIKTELALRDWFYGTKISLSMRASNEPITFIINAEGKDKGLYNEEDFVVVNVACEPVFAGTPAEEACLHAAVYKNTIAGCVLQVQTVDCHLVSEIYGEQKEVTFEQKNVARVFGRDGIESLKIPIVEHEQAFLTLLEEQPQSDRGAVLVENYGLVVWAQKPHETKKWLEGLEYLMNYHVKLLMIKGARSSVI from the coding sequence ATGTTGTTTTTTTTAAGAACATGGAAAGATTTGAGCGAGATTAAAACAGAGCTAGCACTTCGAGATTGGTTTTACGGGACGAAAATTAGTTTATCCATGCGGGCATCTAACGAGCCTATAACGTTTATTATCAATGCAGAAGGTAAAGATAAAGGACTCTATAATGAAGAAGATTTTGTGGTTGTAAATGTAGCGTGTGAGCCTGTGTTTGCAGGCACGCCGGCTGAAGAAGCTTGTTTGCATGCAGCGGTGTATAAAAATACAATTGCAGGATGTGTATTACAAGTACAAACGGTAGATTGTCATCTTGTTTCGGAGATTTATGGCGAGCAAAAAGAAGTTACATTTGAACAAAAAAATGTAGCCCGTGTATTTGGAAGAGATGGCATTGAATCCTTAAAAATACCAATTGTAGAGCATGAGCAAGCATTTCTTACTTTATTAGAAGAACAACCGCAATCTGATCGCGGGGCTGTACTTGTGGAAAACTACGGCTTAGTTGTATGGGCGCAAAAGCCGCACGAAACAAAGAAGTGGCTAGAAGGGTTAGAATATTTGATGAACTATCAT
- the phaC gene encoding class III poly(R)-hydroxyalkanoic acid synthase subunit PhaC: MATLLEEWEKQLELYPAEYKQAYKRLKRAGDVLWRDPEPQVGLTPKQVIWTKNKSKLYRYIPKKEKTHRVPLLLVYALINKPYIMDLTPGNSLVEYLVDRGFDVYLLDWGTFGPEDHTLQFDDFVMDYIAKAVKKVLRTSGASEISILGYCMGGTLTSIYAALHPHMPIRNLIFMTSPFDFSDTGLYGPLLDEKYFNLDKAVDTYGNIPPEMIDFGNKMLKPITNFAGPYISLLDRSDNQRFVESWKLVQKWVADGIPFPGESYRQWIRDFYQQNKLVQGKLEIRGQKVRLENIKASVLNISADRDHIAMPCQVQALHEHISSKDAEYVCLPTGHMSVVYGGTALKKTYPTIGDWLLKRSK, from the coding sequence ATGGCGACATTACTGGAAGAATGGGAAAAGCAATTGGAATTATATCCTGCAGAGTATAAGCAGGCATATAAACGCTTAAAACGTGCAGGTGACGTATTATGGCGTGATCCAGAGCCACAGGTAGGGTTAACACCGAAACAAGTCATTTGGACCAAAAACAAGTCAAAGTTATACCGGTATATTCCAAAGAAAGAGAAAACGCATCGTGTACCGCTATTATTGGTATATGCATTAATCAACAAGCCGTATATCATGGATTTAACACCCGGGAATAGCTTGGTTGAATATCTAGTAGATCGAGGATTTGATGTATATCTGCTGGATTGGGGTACGTTTGGCCCGGAAGATCATACGCTGCAATTTGATGATTTCGTAATGGATTATATTGCAAAAGCGGTAAAAAAGGTGCTTCGAACATCAGGAGCAAGTGAAATCTCAATACTTGGCTATTGTATGGGTGGAACGCTTACATCTATTTATGCGGCACTTCATCCGCACATGCCGATTCGAAATCTTATCTTTATGACAAGTCCATTTGACTTTTCTGATACGGGCTTATATGGACCACTTTTAGATGAGAAGTATTTTAATCTTGATAAAGCAGTTGACACATATGGTAACATTCCACCAGAAATGATTGATTTTGGTAATAAAATGCTAAAGCCGATTACGAACTTCGCAGGACCATATATCTCTTTATTAGACCGTTCTGACAATCAACGCTTTGTAGAGAGCTGGAAGCTGGTACAAAAATGGGTAGCGGATGGCATTCCGTTTCCAGGTGAGTCCTACAGACAATGGATTCGTGACTTTTACCAGCAAAATAAGCTTGTTCAAGGCAAACTGGAAATACGAGGTCAAAAGGTGCGTTTAGAAAACATTAAAGCGAGCGTACTGAATATTTCTGCCGATCGTGATCATATTGCAATGCCATGCCAGGTACAAGCATTACACGAGCATATCTCCAGCAAGGATGCTGAGTATGTTTGCTTGCCGACGGGGCATATGTCTGTTGTATACGGTGGTACGGCACTTAAGAAAACATATCCAACAATTGGTGATTGGCTTTTAAAACGATCTAAGTAA
- the phaQ gene encoding poly-beta-hydroxybutyrate-responsive repressor encodes MTNEQKIKDDGSSHAPKNFLVPFVLLCLKDWNMHGYRLIQTLIDMGFSTIDQGNVYRTLRKLEKENLISSTWDTSEGGPAKRIYSITEYGEQYLSACAGSFAHYQKMLGTFFNMYTNAFFPFTNIQDPNKTTQTTKPSHPAE; translated from the coding sequence ATGACAAATGAACAGAAAATAAAAGACGACGGTAGTTCACACGCACCCAAGAACTTTCTTGTACCTTTTGTACTTCTTTGCTTAAAAGATTGGAACATGCATGGTTACAGGCTCATTCAAACACTGATTGACATGGGCTTTTCTACTATCGATCAAGGCAATGTGTATCGCACACTTCGAAAGCTTGAAAAAGAAAACCTAATCTCTTCTACATGGGATACAAGTGAAGGTGGACCAGCAAAACGTATCTACTCCATCACAGAATACGGCGAACAATACCTTTCCGCATGCGCAGGCTCCTTTGCGCACTACCAGAAAATGCTCGGCACCTTCTTCAACATGTACACAAATGCATTCTTTCCATTTACCAACATCCAAGACCCAAACAAAACAACCCAAACAACCAAACCAAGTCACCCTGCAGAATAA
- a CDS encoding MaoC family dehydratase, translating into MNIFEQAAHVYERPYADITIGEQALLVKTITHADIEAYAALTGDVNPVHLLEDFAKHTMFKERIAHGMLIASYISTVLGTKLPGKNTIYLSQQVSFRAPVKIGDTIRIVAEVTEKRDDKKMITLTTNVYNQFEKVVVTGIAVVMKLN; encoded by the coding sequence ATGAACATTTTTGAACAGGCGGCCCACGTTTATGAGCGTCCCTATGCTGATATCACAATTGGCGAGCAGGCCTTACTTGTCAAAACTATTACTCATGCAGATATTGAAGCGTACGCAGCACTAACAGGTGATGTGAATCCTGTGCATTTATTGGAGGATTTCGCAAAGCACACTATGTTTAAAGAACGCATTGCGCATGGCATGTTAATTGCAAGCTATATTTCAACCGTCCTCGGCACGAAATTGCCTGGCAAAAACACCATTTACCTATCACAGCAAGTATCATTCCGAGCGCCAGTCAAGATTGGCGATACTATTCGTATCGTTGCAGAAGTCACAGAGAAGCGCGACGACAAAAAAATGATTACGCTTACCACCAATGTCTATAATCAGTTTGAGAAAGTGGTGGTGACTGGTATAGCAGTTGTAATGAAACTAAACTAG
- the phaR gene encoding polyhydroxyalkanoic acid synthase subunit PhaR: MMDQKFDPMKAWKDAYDQTEKYWGKTLNETLKTEEYSAWMGSVLDMNLFYQKMINDVTKGYLEKMNIPTQEDIARVASLIVNLENKVDRIEEFLEDKIDGLEQSSTSKRDMTKLKSDLRTLENKVDKILNYLEKATQPEESKR, from the coding sequence ATGATGGATCAAAAGTTTGACCCAATGAAAGCTTGGAAGGATGCTTACGATCAAACGGAAAAGTACTGGGGCAAGACATTGAATGAAACGCTCAAAACAGAAGAGTATTCCGCTTGGATGGGTAGTGTGCTGGATATGAATTTATTTTATCAGAAAATGATTAATGATGTAACCAAAGGGTATCTTGAAAAAATGAATATACCTACACAAGAAGATATTGCTCGTGTTGCATCTTTGATTGTAAATTTGGAAAACAAAGTAGATCGCATTGAAGAGTTTCTGGAAGATAAAATTGATGGTTTAGAACAGTCTTCCACATCCAAACGAGATATGACAAAGCTAAAGAGTGATCTCCGTACACTTGAAAACAAAGTGGACAAAATTTTGAATTATTTAGAAAAAGCAACTCAACCGGAAGAGTCGAAGCGTTAA
- a CDS encoding SDR family oxidoreductase, with the protein MNTYFLTGFPGFIAKQLVAQIQKDHIVSHMYMLVLPSMLKKAEAAVPKGLSYTLLPGDITKENLGLSHDTLAMLRETVTHVFHLAAVYDLAISKQIAYEVNVKGTANMNTFCQSLHHLQRYTYFSTAYVAGMREGDIFETELVMGQVFKNFYEQTKYEAEVLVDQLKEVLPITIIRPGIVVGHSTTGETAKFDGPYFILNVFHALRHIPLLPYIGRGLAEGNFVPVDFIIQATSYLSHHAIGVGKTYQLTDPRPYTVKEVYRMLMREFLGREPKFHIRLAYMRRILSFPRARRLLRTEKEALDYFICKARYRCDQTTADLQHTNIACPDFKDVVPRIVAYYKEHRDNQAKHITIR; encoded by the coding sequence ATGAACACTTACTTTTTAACTGGCTTTCCCGGTTTTATTGCCAAACAACTTGTTGCACAAATCCAAAAGGACCACATTGTTTCTCATATGTATATGCTCGTGCTGCCTTCCATGTTGAAAAAAGCAGAAGCGGCTGTACCAAAAGGTTTATCGTATACGTTATTGCCTGGTGATATTACAAAAGAAAATTTAGGTCTTTCACACGATACCCTGGCCATGCTTCGCGAAACCGTAACACATGTATTTCATTTGGCAGCCGTGTACGACCTAGCCATTTCTAAACAAATTGCATATGAAGTGAATGTAAAGGGGACAGCCAATATGAATACATTTTGTCAGTCCTTACATCATCTGCAGCGCTATACGTATTTTAGTACTGCATATGTCGCTGGCATGCGGGAAGGTGACATATTTGAAACAGAGCTCGTAATGGGACAGGTCTTTAAAAACTTTTATGAGCAAACAAAATATGAAGCTGAAGTCTTGGTGGACCAATTGAAAGAAGTATTGCCTATTACAATTATTCGTCCTGGCATTGTCGTAGGCCATTCAACCACTGGTGAAACTGCAAAATTTGATGGCCCCTATTTTATTTTAAATGTCTTTCATGCCCTGCGGCACATCCCCCTTCTTCCATATATCGGCAGAGGTCTGGCAGAAGGTAATTTTGTTCCTGTAGACTTTATCATACAAGCTACTTCTTATTTAAGTCATCATGCAATAGGTGTTGGCAAAACATATCAATTGACCGATCCTCGTCCCTATACAGTAAAAGAGGTGTATCGTATGCTTATGCGCGAGTTTTTAGGGCGTGAACCAAAGTTTCATATTCGCTTAGCTTATATGCGCCGTATTCTCTCTTTCCCACGGGCCCGAAGATTGTTACGGACTGAAAAAGAAGCTTTAGATTATTTTATTTGTAAAGCACGTTATCGATGTGATCAAACCACTGCCGACTTACAACACACAAATATTGCTTGTCCTGATTTCAAGGATGTAGTGCCGCGTATCGTTGCATACTATAAGGAGCATAGGGATAATCAAGCAAAGCATATCACCATTAGATAG
- a CDS encoding alpha/beta-type small acid-soluble spore protein has translation MARTNKLLVPGVEQALDQFKYEIASEFGVNLGSDTAARSNGSVGGEVTKRLVAMAQSQLRG, from the coding sequence ATGGCACGTACAAATAAATTATTAGTACCAGGTGTTGAACAAGCGCTTGATCAATTTAAATACGAAATTGCAAGTGAATTTGGTGTAAATCTTGGCTCTGATACAGCAGCTCGTTCTAACGGCTCTGTTGGCGGAGAAGTGACAAAACGTCTTGTTGCGATGGCGCAAAGTCAATTGCGCGGTTAA
- the phaP gene encoding polyhydroxyalkanoic acid inclusion protein PhaP, with amino-acid sequence MENKSYELVEAFWNNWSHSLTSLASAGKQMEKFTLEAMQQQQESLQRMAQGLEVMEQEMKQHTTQAGAQYAEYMKQFAAGQFSSQIEEWQKKWNEVSQQMQQASVSPAKVSLNALAQTAGQLEDAFKQVLSQQHSQREEAQKQMEQFMNELKTMQLELLRKTQEGAKQFLPSL; translated from the coding sequence ATGGAAAACAAATCTTATGAACTGGTAGAAGCTTTTTGGAACAATTGGTCGCACTCTCTTACTTCACTAGCATCAGCAGGAAAGCAAATGGAGAAGTTCACACTGGAAGCGATGCAGCAGCAACAGGAATCCTTGCAAAGAATGGCACAAGGTCTTGAAGTGATGGAGCAAGAAATGAAGCAACATACAACGCAAGCAGGTGCGCAATATGCGGAATATATGAAGCAATTTGCCGCCGGCCAATTCTCCTCACAAATTGAAGAATGGCAGAAAAAATGGAACGAAGTATCACAGCAAATGCAGCAAGCTTCCGTTTCTCCTGCTAAGGTTTCACTAAACGCTCTTGCTCAAACAGCAGGACAGCTCGAGGACGCTTTTAAGCAAGTTCTCTCTCAACAACATTCACAACGCGAAGAGGCTCAAAAACAGATGGAACAGTTTATGAATGAGCTGAAAACGATGCAGCTTGAGCTTTTAAGAAAAACACAAGAAGGCGCAAAACAATTTCTCCCTTCTCTTTAA
- a CDS encoding B12-binding domain-containing radical SAM protein: MNVIMSTLNAKYIHTNLAIRYIKAYAAPEFDIDMAEYTIKDPAMNIVTDLYRRNPDVIGFSCYIWNIEETIQVMKMLKKINPDLILFAGGPEVSYDVREWLERVPELDFIIIGEGEAAVKNLLLEIQGAKQYETLDGIAFLQNGKFIMKPQREKLKLNELPSPYRFPEDIPHLGKRITYIETSRGCPFSCQFCLSSIEVGVRYFDRERIKDDIRYLMANGARVIKFVDRTFNISRSYAMDMFQFLIDEHVPGTVFQFEITADIMRPEVIQFLNDNAPAGLFRFEIGVQSTNDRTNELVMRRQNFEKLSRTVTMVKDGGKIDQHLDLIAGLPEENYDSFKKTFNDVFAMRPEELQLGFLKMLRGTGLRLRAKDHNYIYMDRAPYEILGNNILPFSDIIRIKQVEDVLEKYWNAHRMDYTVEYLVNEVFATPFDFFQDFGSYWDEQGWARIGHQLEDLFKRLYQFLDEMEVPQTPVIKDLMKLDYLRHHKHRPRKPWWDERLSKQELTELYHMIAEQPIRFGDSFATLGLSEKDANKHIIVEPIGFDFETFMRTGNIIQTPSIVAAYFNPKTQQCELYGMNEAVKS; this comes from the coding sequence ATGAACGTAATCATGAGTACTTTGAATGCAAAATATATTCATACCAATTTGGCAATCCGTTACATTAAAGCTTATGCCGCACCCGAATTTGATATAGATATGGCGGAATATACGATTAAAGATCCTGCTATGAATATTGTAACAGACTTGTACAGACGAAACCCAGATGTAATTGGTTTTAGCTGTTATATTTGGAACATTGAAGAAACCATACAAGTCATGAAAATGCTAAAAAAAATTAATCCTGACCTAATCTTATTTGCAGGCGGTCCCGAAGTGTCCTACGATGTAAGAGAATGGCTAGAGCGTGTCCCAGAGCTTGATTTCATTATTATCGGTGAAGGAGAAGCTGCCGTTAAAAATTTATTGCTTGAGATACAAGGTGCCAAGCAATACGAAACGCTAGATGGTATCGCCTTTTTACAGAATGGCAAATTTATTATGAAACCGCAACGAGAAAAGCTGAAATTAAACGAACTTCCATCTCCGTACCGCTTTCCGGAAGATATCCCGCACCTTGGCAAACGTATCACATATATAGAAACAAGTCGCGGCTGTCCGTTTAGCTGTCAATTTTGCTTATCTTCTATTGAAGTTGGTGTACGCTATTTTGACCGTGAACGTATTAAAGATGATATTCGCTATTTAATGGCAAACGGTGCCCGGGTGATTAAATTTGTCGATCGTACATTTAACATCAGTCGTAGCTATGCAATGGATATGTTTCAATTCTTAATTGATGAGCATGTGCCTGGCACTGTGTTTCAATTTGAAATTACAGCGGATATTATGCGTCCTGAAGTGATTCAATTCTTGAATGACAATGCCCCGGCAGGTCTATTCCGCTTTGAAATCGGCGTACAATCAACAAATGATCGCACAAACGAGCTCGTTATGCGTCGTCAAAACTTCGAAAAACTATCTCGTACAGTTACAATGGTAAAAGATGGAGGGAAGATTGACCAGCACTTAGATTTAATTGCTGGCCTTCCCGAAGAAAATTATGATTCCTTTAAAAAGACTTTTAACGATGTATTTGCGATGCGCCCTGAAGAATTGCAGCTTGGCTTTTTGAAAATGTTGCGCGGTACTGGCTTGCGTCTACGTGCAAAAGATCATAACTATATATATATGGATCGTGCGCCGTATGAAATATTGGGCAATAACATTTTACCGTTTTCTGATATTATTCGCATCAAACAAGTTGAGGATGTGCTGGAGAAGTACTGGAATGCCCACAGAATGGATTATACGGTAGAATACTTAGTTAATGAAGTGTTCGCAACGCCGTTTGATTTCTTCCAAGACTTTGGTAGCTACTGGGATGAACAAGGATGGGCACGCATTGGACATCAACTTGAGGACCTATTTAAACGCCTCTATCAATTCCTGGATGAGATGGAAGTGCCGCAAACGCCGGTTATTAAGGACTTAATGAAACTTGACTATTTACGTCACCATAAGCATCGTCCTCGTAAGCCTTGGTGGGATGAACGCCTATCCAAGCAAGAATTAACAGAGTTATACCATATGATTGCAGAACAGCCTATTCGATTTGGAGATTCCTTTGCTACTCTAGGCTTGTCTGAGAAAGATGCAAACAAGCATATTATCGTGGAACCGATAGGCTTTGATTTTGAAACATTTATGCGTACCGGCAACATTATCCAAACACCTTCTATTGTTGCTGCATACTTTAATCCGAAAACACAGCAATGTGAACTATATGGTATGAATGAAGCAGTAAAAAGCTGA
- a CDS encoding DUF3905 domain-containing protein has protein sequence MMKKEQVPSPILDETIPHQMNFPSFKGTGITMEEPFVNEYGVMIGDSLYNSANSPLNNWSDEIDPAIMAGEEWIHPTNDIGWTSEENQELLEEKRVDNGPELFMHPQYGITD, from the coding sequence GTGATGAAAAAAGAACAAGTACCCTCCCCTATTTTAGATGAAACCATTCCGCATCAAATGAACTTTCCCTCGTTTAAAGGAACGGGTATTACAATGGAAGAACCATTTGTGAATGAGTATGGGGTAATGATTGGAGACAGCCTGTACAATTCCGCTAATAGTCCCTTAAACAACTGGAGTGACGAAATAGACCCTGCCATAATGGCCGGGGAAGAATGGATTCATCCTACGAATGATATCGGTTGGACTTCTGAGGAAAATCAGGAATTGCTTGAAGAAAAACGCGTTGATAATGGTCCTGAACTATTTATGCATCCGCAATATGGTATTACAGATTAA